A genomic segment from Paramixta manurensis encodes:
- a CDS encoding capsule biosynthesis GfcC family protein, with product MKKITHLLLGAALGLSFNACADSQVTVYYPGTSETAQVSHAQNLAQLLASPALTNRSWWPGTVIAEKMATVVAQQHYQQTLARLRAWAATEEGDQASAINQVITQLSAIKVTGRQFTSLDPDWIRLRPEANRRLEGEYSVYTLQQPDSVTLVGAIGNPGKTPWQPGRDIRDYLEGHDRLTGAERSIAVVIAPNGEVKEAPIAYWNHRHVEAEPGSIIYVGFSSWALPGEYQDLNQHIISVLTHRIPD from the coding sequence ATGAAAAAAATAACCCACTTATTGCTCGGGGCGGCGCTTGGTTTGTCGTTTAATGCCTGCGCGGATAGCCAGGTGACGGTGTACTACCCGGGAACCAGCGAAACCGCGCAGGTGAGCCATGCGCAAAATCTCGCGCAACTGTTAGCCAGCCCCGCGTTGACCAATCGCTCTTGGTGGCCGGGAACGGTCATTGCGGAAAAAATGGCGACCGTCGTCGCGCAACAACACTATCAGCAAACGCTGGCGCGTTTGAGAGCGTGGGCCGCGACCGAAGAGGGCGACCAAGCCTCGGCGATTAACCAAGTCATCACGCAATTGTCGGCGATAAAGGTGACGGGGCGTCAATTCACCTCTCTCGATCCCGACTGGATACGGCTCCGTCCGGAGGCGAATCGTCGTCTGGAGGGGGAGTACAGCGTCTACACGTTGCAGCAACCTGACAGCGTTACATTGGTCGGAGCGATCGGTAATCCGGGCAAAACGCCATGGCAACCGGGGCGTGATATTCGCGACTATCTTGAAGGGCATGACCGGCTGACGGGCGCAGAGCGCAGTATTGCGGTGGTGATTGCCCCGAATGGCGAAGTGAAAGAGGCACCGATAGCGTACTGGAACCACCGTCACGTTGAAGCGGAGCCGGGCAGCATTATTTATGTGGGTTTCTCCTCCTGGGCGCTGCCGGGCGAATACCAAGACCTCAATCAACACATTATTTCTGTTTTGACACACCGGATCCCTGACTGA